CGGTCTATTGTTAAGTTTCTTAAAAAAACGATCGAAAGAATCTGCAAGATTCCTCAACGAATTTTGCAGAGCTGTACTATCAACTTCTTTTAACCATTGGAAATCTTGTTTGATTTGTGTAAGTTGTTTATTGCATTTTGCATAAGACAAACCTTTACCAGAACGTTTGTAAGCATTGTTCCACTCGGAGAGGAAATGATTAAACACAAAACGTGAACATCCGATGGATTTAGCAATTAACGTTGTTTGTTCTTTACTAGGATAAATGCGAAATTTATAAGCTTTGTGCGTCACCATTTCCACCTCCATACAGGAACTTACGTTCTCATTTCAGAATACCATACGACCGTAAAAATAGAAAACGAAAACCTTCGCCTGAAGGCGAAGGCATTCATCTCCCCCTTACCACCGGTCTTCGACACAGTGCTTGAAGAGGGAGGCTTCTGCCGATAAATGCTAAAAGAGGATCAAACAACTGCATTAGTCATTTAAAACGAGAGGCAAACATGAATAAAAGCGAAGCACAGTCCTCCCTCGGGCTGTGCTTTTTTAAATTTTATTGAACCGGTTCAGGATAGGCGAATAGAGTACATCAGAAGATTTATATTTCCAGTATCATTTTTTAAATAGGCACATAAAATATTACTACAGCTAAAAAAGTTGCATTAAGGAAAAACTTGATTTACAATGATTCTAGATTAGACAGAGAAGAAAGGGAGAGACAAATGGAAAATTTATTATTAGCCTTTGGTTTAACGCTGCTTGCCGGGTTAGCCACAGGGATCGGAAGCGTACTAGCGTTCTTTACAAAAACGACAAATACTAGATTTCTCTCATTGGCACTTGGATTCTCAGCAGGAGTCATGATTTATGTATCGATGGTGGAAATCTTTTTCAAGGCCCAGGATTCACTGGTAAATGCTATGGGGGAAGTACCTGGTAAGTGGATTACCGTCGCCGGTTTCTTCGGTGGAATGGTAGTCATTGCTGTTATTGATCGATTGATTCCAAAAGCAGGAAATCCGCATGAAGTGAAAAAAGTGGAAGATATGTCCGCTTCTGAGCCAGCTGTCGATCAATCTCATTTATTAAAAATGGGGACGTTCACAGCACTGGCGATTGCAATTCATAACTTTCCAGAAGGGATTGCCACTTTCACAGCGGCGCTTAACGACCCCAGCCTCGGTATCGCGATTGCAGCGGCGATCGCCATTCATAATATCCCAGAAGGAATCGCTGTTTCCGTACCGGTCTATTTTGCCACAGGGGATAAGAAAAAAGCCTTCAAGCTTTCTTTTCTTAGTGGACTGTCCGAACCGGTTGGCGCTATACTTGCGTATTTAGTCCTGATGCCATTCTTGAATGATGTAATGTTCGGAGTCTTATTCGCAGGAGTTGCCGGAATCATGGTATTTATTTCACTGGATGAACTGCTCCCAGCCTCCCGCCGTTATGGCGAAGCTCATTTATCCATCTATGGCGTGGTAGCCGGTATGGCGGTTATGGCCTTAAGTTTACTATTGTTTATCTAAATATAAATTAAGGCACTGTTACATGTGATGGTAGGGCGAGGATCGAGATCTGACGGCTCAATGGAGGGTGCGGAGGATGCGCACGGCCCGAATGGAAAGGCGCACTGTCCAATAATGAGGTAGATCATGGCCTAATCCAGGCATTTTAATCGGTAGGGATTAAAGAGCGGAGAGATTTGATTTCCCATCCACCATTTTTTCCGAAAAAGCATCGAAGCCGAGTCTTCCAAAAAATTTTAATAAAAACCGTCCGATCGATAGTTGATTGGACGGTTTTTTTGTATGCTCTGTTTAAGTGAAGGTTACTGCTTTTCCATTCCCTCCAAATCCACAACGACCGTCATAGTGTCAATTAGATGAGATATTCATTTGACATTTCGTCCATTGATGTTGGAATTTTCTGAATTTATAATGAATCTGAGCAAAAAAGAACAGAATCTACCAATTGAGGTGAAAAGATGGAGACAACTTTCTCGAAGTCGAATCAGGTGGTCATTCAGAATTTTATTAATGGAGAATGGGTTTCGTCTGAAAGTGGGCAAGTGGAGAATGTGCCCAATCCCGCTACAGGAGAGATCATCGCAAGTGTTCCTATTTCATCGAAAGAGGACGTAAATAAAGCTGTACAATCGGCAAGACAGGCATTTAAAGATTGGAAGAAGACGCCTGTTCCTAAACGAGCTCGTATTATGTTCAAATACCAGCAGCTTCTCACGGAAAATCGGGATGAGCTAGCCAAAGTGCTGACCCAGGAGAACGGAAAAACGAAAAAAGATGCGACGGGTGAAGTCCAAAGGGGAATCGAGTGTGTAGAATTCGCTGCCGGAGCGCCGAGTTTAATGATGGGGGATGTGCTGCCGGATATCGCGGAAGGTATAGATT
The Halobacillus halophilus DSM 2266 DNA segment above includes these coding regions:
- the zupT gene encoding zinc transporter ZupT encodes the protein MENLLLAFGLTLLAGLATGIGSVLAFFTKTTNTRFLSLALGFSAGVMIYVSMVEIFFKAQDSLVNAMGEVPGKWITVAGFFGGMVVIAVIDRLIPKAGNPHEVKKVEDMSASEPAVDQSHLLKMGTFTALAIAIHNFPEGIATFTAALNDPSLGIAIAAAIAIHNIPEGIAVSVPVYFATGDKKKAFKLSFLSGLSEPVGAILAYLVLMPFLNDVMFGVLFAGVAGIMVFISLDELLPASRRYGEAHLSIYGVVAGMAVMALSLLLFI